The following proteins come from a genomic window of Salvia hispanica cultivar TCC Black 2014 chromosome 4, UniMelb_Shisp_WGS_1.0, whole genome shotgun sequence:
- the LOC125220003 gene encoding PRA1 family protein G2, protein MTSAAAATYTTIPISAIDVIFRSTQNLSASLSRCRPWSEFLATVSALDLPPSLSAASVRFRRNAAYFSPNYAVVVTACAAVSLITTPIALILLGFVLFLWLILHFFREDPLLVGGHHVSDWAVIAGLAMLSILALYITGPLHNLSIGIIAGLLIAVVHGVLRNPEGLFLDENDAVSTGLIASHSTNRSGGASFTPPV, encoded by the coding sequence ATGACCTCCGCCGCCGCGGCGACCTACACCACAATCCCGATCTCCGCCATCGACGTCATTTTCCGATCCACGCAGAACCTCTCCGCCTCCCTCTCCCGCTGCCGCCCCTGGTCGGAGTTCCTCGCCACCGTCTCCGCCCTCGACCTCCCCCCCTCCCTCTCCGCCGCCTCCGTCCGGTTCCGCCGCAACGCCGCCTACTTCTCCCCCAACTACGCCGTCGTCGTGACCGCCTGCGCCGCCGTATCGCTGATCACCACGCCGATCGCGCTGATTCTTCTCGGCTTCGTGCTGTTCCTGTGGCTGATCCTCCACTTTTTCCGAGAGGATCCGCTGCTGGTTGGGGGGCACCACGTCAGCGATTGGGCTGTGATCGCTGGCCTCGCGATGCTGTCGATTTTGGCTCTGTATATCACCGGGCCGCTGCATAATCTGTCGATTGGAATTATCGCGGGGCTGCTGATCGCCGTCGTCCACGGCGTGTTGAGGAATCCGGAAGGGCTTTTCCTCGACGAGAACGACGCCGTTTCCACCGGTTTGATCGCGTCTCACTCTACTAATCGGAGTGGTGGAGCTTCGTTCACTCCGCCTGTGTGA
- the LOC125222854 gene encoding WPP domain-interacting protein 2 produces MENDCLVRELVEDNEGIASDLILDKLGSASESKVQANGSHGVGNSDRDELNLKGADVELKPDVSTPTPTRKGFGLKKWRRIKRDVNRDGDSGSDAVAVVAQDSPREVSSNPSKRVQKSEGSVSSTNAVVRNFDGSALLDESSLGLSPSFAAGTDSENSEDRSSKSSTAASAPRMRYEIPVIGGFPRDKSKISSYNGKNLTHAVQYGQHGKGRIEGSKKARGERVKIEKENSHSSVESDSRSSTFVFMQGAFSLNNGRLSEGINEYDGQNGDEVQGIEKHVNDGNQSVYGNDSGRGGFEDLSPEEGNENHGPIRDKDPLSESMRALQSAQEALEAEVLKFKEIGNDVSVDGPVSDLCNEFIDVEQKLQETSGEGSQSFLRLQRETSDVVTELEDLFKQKVEAELEYLVLSRTVQKMRVAAVDQITVLEEQKALSSVQTQVLDQLGDAEHKAASLKKQADKLENFCEEIASADEILKLQKGAFKYGSCFLMQLVLLFVILGVFILQFSGDYAEVVPT; encoded by the exons atggAGAACGATTGTTTGGTTCGGGAATTAGTAGAGGATAATGAGGGAATTGCGAgtgatttgattttggataAACTGGGGAGTGCGAGTGAATCTAAGGTTCAAGCTAATGGTTCTCATGGAGTGGGAAATAGCGATAGGGATGAGTTGAATCTGAAGGGAGCTGATGTGGAGCTGAAGCCTGATGTGTCGACTCCGACTCCTACGAGGAAAGGGTTTGGATTGAAGAAATGGAGGAGGATCAAGAGAGATGTTAACAGAGATGGGGATAGTGGCAGTGACGCTGTTGCTGTGGTGGCGCAGGACTCTCCGCGTGAGGTGTCGTCTAACCCTAGCAAACGGGTGCAGAAGAGCGAGGGCTCTGTTTCTTCCACGAATGCTGTGGTTAGGAATTTCGATGGTTCTGCGCTGCTTGATGAGTCGAGTTTGGGACTGAGTCCATCGTTTGCAGCTGGAACAGATTCTGAGAATAGTGAGGATCGGAGTAGCAAGTCCTCTACTGCAGCTAGTGCTCCAAGGATGAGGTATGAGATACCGGTGATTGGGGGATTTCCACGCGATAAGAGCAAGATAAGTAGTTACAATGGGAAGAATTTGACGCATGCTGTGCAGTATGGCCAGCATGGAAAAGGTCGGATTGAGGGCAGCAAGAAGGCTAGAGGAGAACGGGTCAAAATCGAGAAAGAAAACTCTCATTCCAGTGTGGAATCTGACTCGCGGAGCTCCACTTTTGTGTTTATGCAGGGAGCCTTCTCTTTGAATAATGGGAGACTGAGTGAAGGAATAAATGAGTATGATGGACAAAATGGCGACGAAGTTCAGGGCATTGAGAAGCACGTAAACGATGGAAATCAAAGTGTATATGGCAATGATAGTGGGAGGGGAGGGTTTGAGGACTTGTCACCTGAAGAAGGAAATGAGAATCATGGTCCCATAAGAGATAAGGATCCGCTATCTGAATCTATGCGCGCACTCCAATCTGCACAAGAAGCACTAGAAGCAG AGGTGCTTAAGTTTAAGGAAATTGGAAATGATGTATCAGTAGATGGTCCTGTTTCAGATTTATGCAATGAGTTCATAGATGTAGAGCAAAAACTTCAAGAAACAAGCGGTGAGGGCTCACAAAGCTTTTTGCGATTACAAAGAGAAACTAGTGATGTTGTAACCGAGCTGGAAGACCTCTTCAAGCAGAAGGTCGAAGCTGAACTAGAGTATTTGGTATTATCAAGAACGGTACAAAAGATGAGGGTTGCAGCTGTTGATCAAATTACTGTATTAGAAGAACAAAAGGCTCTGAGTTCAGTGCAGACGCAGGTACTTGACCAGCTCGGAGATGCTGAACACAAGGCTGCTTCGCTTAAGAAACAGGCTGACAAGTTGGAGAACTTCTGCGAAGAAATTGCAAGTGCGGACGAAATATTGAAGCTGCAGAAGGGGGCGTTTAAATACGGTTCTTGTTTCTTGATGCAACTAGTTTTGTTGTTCGTCATCTTGGGCGTATTTATACTCCAATTTTCGGGAGATTACGCGGAGGTTGTTCCCACCTAG